One Arachis hypogaea cultivar Tifrunner chromosome 18, arahy.Tifrunner.gnm2.J5K5, whole genome shotgun sequence genomic window, atgaaacttggcctccgaaaaaagtgatttgtctggcattaacttcagaaaaggagcttaggaatatttttgaattacaacgtatgtcccttccctctactctaaatagtttttggaatcccccatctattggtacttttaagattaattgtgatgctagttattttggttcgggtgatagtgttggttttgcttgtgttattagagattgtaatgggagctggcaaagggggtgtttgggaatgattaagagtaatagtattcttcaaggagaattatttgctatttggagaggatatctcttagcttgggatgtgggtcaacgagatgttgtttgtgagacggattgtgtggaagcatttaatcttgttactcaagatggttttgggtttattgatccactggtgctcaaaataagagatatcatgtaTTGGAACTGGcgggttgactttcgtttgattatgagagatgcaaacacggtggtagatactatggcaaagatggcgatgaagttacaactttcgcatgtggagcttctttcaccttgggaggagtttaagagtagtcttgaacgggactgtccctctatttaggcagttccttgtttttttttgttttgtttttctttgtttaatttatttcagtcacccaaaaaaaaataattattcaaatatttttaataattcatttatTTCTTATCTCATTGTCAATGCAAATGAGATATGTTTATGAATATAGCTAGTGtttaaagacaaatttttttatttattttttatattacaaaattgaaaacaaaatgaaatataGCTAGTGTCTAAAGAATCAATCAGGAGTAGCATGAAGATCCAATAGTTCTCCTATGCCTTTTTTTCACCATGAAAGGCTTTAATATTACCTTTACAATTCACTCTGTTTACCCCAGAAAAAAGTTTGAATTTGAGAATAGCTACAATTTTGCTATATTTGATTTCATATTTATAATATCTATATTGTTTATCTAATCTTTGTTGTAAGGTTTCATGTTCTCTCTTTTGTATGCACACAAAATGGACATAGAATGTCATGCCATTATCACTTCTGCTGAAAACAACTCTAATTACGAGATATTCATACTCAATGAGTCAATGGTGATTATATTGTTCTTTGCAGTATCAATTGATTGTTTTCTGATAAATTAACATAATCACTCCTTTAATTTATTGTCTCTAAAACCTTCTAGTTTTAACATCAATTGTGATTTAGCTCTTTCCTCTACATAGAACAAAATATTAGAGGTGAAAAAgcgttttaatttaaaagatgtgTTACTTAAAATCTAGTGAAAAAATGGTGAAGCTTAAAACAGACATGAGCAGAGAAACTTCATGACAAATCTTGAGAACTCAGAACCAAAATGTGACTTCTCTAGTTCTCTTGAATCAATAACAATATAACTATAAAGCACATACCTTATACTCTTAAGAGGAATGATTCATCCCTCTAATTTGTGAGGTGAAGGGAAATGAGCTAAATTTCTCTCATTAGAATATATTATATATGCAAGAACATGAAAAATGCTGCATATACAATCTCAGCCAACATAGTTGCAAACATCAAACCATTGATAGCTTCTACCAAGATTGAAAGTACAAACTTAAAATGATGCTGCAGTATATTTTGGTTTTCTGCGGTATCTTTTAAGGGTTTGTCactggccaatgagttgctgcatgcacaaggcaggATTCGAACCCCCAACACTTGCTTAAGTGAACTAGTGAGCTAAGTCAACTAACTACTAGACCAACCGAATGAGCTTGTATCTTTTCATGTTTTGCAGCCTGAGACAGTTACACATTAGAAAATTTAAGTATCCATACTTTTATATATAACTGGATATGCTACTTGAATTCGAAACATCATAGTTAGAGTGTCAGGTATTTACTATTTTGACTTATATTTGTTATGttcatatatatttaataaataaaagggTGGATTAAGCATGTTACTGCTCATTAACAATATAACATGATCAAATGTATAGATTTCTATTTATGTTACCAAACAACCTGGGATCGCCATGGTAAATGCAGCATTCAATGGTCACGGGTGATTTCAATCACAACTTGATTGTGGTTCATTACCATGGTCGAACAGAGGAGACAGAGAAATaagatgtgtatatatataaaataaagaaatgaaTAAAGCTATGGAAGTATTCTTGTGGAGGAGACTTTTGTGACGGTTAACATTACTTTATTCCTTTTCTCGAAATTTAAATTTCAAGTCTTTTCTTATAGAAGCAATATGAAACATTCTAGAACTAGATCCAGTAGTGAATTCTTGTTCAGTTCTTGCATCAGTCACTTTGCTCAGTAACTACCACTAAAGAAAAAGATGGGAAAACGGTTGAAATTCGATCACACCGTAGCCTTGGAGACTCTTTGCAAAGTTGATAGTAATGCACACCGAAATTCacatgaataatatttttttcaaacacCATTTAACTGTTCTGCAACAGAATCATCATCCACTACTCAACTCTCCAGTATTTCCTTATCAACTAGCACATACACATCACTATATACAACACTACCCCTATGCCATGTTCTATTCTATTCCACTTCTTGCCATGCTTCTATTCCATTATGAGGGTTTTCTTTTTGTTGTGCTTACAAAGTTCATCACTCCAATGATCAAAACAAGCACAAATCTAGTGCCAAATCAAAGTGAAATCATGCTCCATGCAAATAAGAAATTAATTATAAGGCTTAAACTGAATGCAAAAGCAAGGTTCAAGTACATGGGTGATTGTGTCACCAGAATCCAATTGTTTTGGTTTTATTTCGGCACAACCTGTAAGATAGAACAAACTGTTTGAATCAAAGAGAGGATTAGGAGTAAGAATCCAGCAATGGATGCAGCAGCTTGCCATGGAGTCCTGCCATAATCGCGCCACAAGGTAGCTTTCAATTTATGCAAAGGATCTATGCAGAAAAGATCCAAGTCTCTGCAAAGTGTATAGTAATGCTCACTGAAATTCACATGAGTAATGTTCTTCCAAAGACCATTGAACAAACTGGCAACAGAATCAGCATCCCCTAACCAATTCACCAATATTCCCTTTTTAACCAGCACATCCACATCCCTACTAGTGTTTATAAGGAAGTCCAAGACAGCAATATAGTCGGTGAAGTAGGCCTCGTCCGGGTAGTGACACTGCTCCAATGCCATCATGTTGCGAAACAATGTCTCGGTCCAATCCTCCACTCTCAACATAGGGATCTCAAGAACCTTCTTCCCGGAGAATCTCAAGTCCATTGCGCAATTGCTCTTAGTGTTCACATCAAATTTAACTCCTGCATCAACCAACTCGGTAGCACTCTTAAGCTGTATCATAGATTCATTAGTCCTACCCTTGGTGAAAGGTAATGATTCCAAAGGCTTCAAGTAAAATACTCTAAGCAGATCAGTGAAGTGTTCTATCTTAACATTAGGAGGAGTCAAATTAGAGCTATTGTAGTACCCGAAATAGTCAAAGGTAAGATCAAGAAATGAATGGACCTTACCAACACCAGAATGATTGAAAAGGTCCTCAAGAATTGAGAAAGGAATCTGATTTTCAAGCAACAACAAATCCAATCTTATGTTGGTTGTCAACCAAGGTTTCCACAAAAGGGTATCATCCTTTGACCAATCCCCATAAAAGTGCCTCCAGAAAAGTTCAAATATGAAAGTACAATCAACAAGCACTACTTTGACAAGTTTCTCAGGTGACAAGGGAATAATATCGGAGTAACAACGCCGGATGTCGGGTTCGGCCTGCTCAATGCGGCTGACAAAACTGTCCAAATCGAGAGTTGTGCCGCCGGCTCGCTGGAGGAACTCGTTGCAGTATATAAGCTTGTGTCTCTCCATGTTTTGCAGCCTGGTGCTGCCATGGTGGAAGGGTCCAATGGAAACAACCTTTGGGGTGTATGCATCATGGTTGAGCCTGCGGATATCAAAGGGCACCTTGTAAATGCAACATTCGGTGGTCAATGGTGGCTCTGCACCCTGCAGCATCCTCCTAATATCATTCATAACATGATTGTGGTCCATGCTATTCAACTAAGGCAAATCGAGAACTTGAAAGTGGAAAAAAGAGTGAAGAAGCAAACAATTAGAAAATGAAAAGAGCTGTGCAGGTGAGTCCATTGACCAGACCAATAAGTTTTGGGGTCGAAGAAAAGACAGCTTAGTTTtcaatcttcatcctcttctggtGGTGTTGCGTGTGGGGTCTCTCTAATGGGGTAGTATGGGAAGCACACCAACAACTTCTAAGGAAGTTTCATCACACTATTATGATTGATTCCATGTTTGACTGAAATTGTTATTTGAGGTTTTATTAGTTCTAAGTAGTACTTAAATGAAACCATCAATATTATCTGAATATTGCAGTTTGATTTTGTCATGTACATTTCTCTCGGGGTAAAAGCTGCCGAATTCATATAACCTTTGGTGTATGTAATAAATTGTAAACTAGTAATTTACCAGTGCAATGCAGTTTGTTTATATTTATAACGATTTTTCTAATATATGTCCTAAAGACATATTTTAATgttattcattaaaatttttgttataaaaaacatacaaaatttaattttttgatttatttattaaaataatcattttaaaattttatactaataataaatttaatatatgcttttctaagatatatgttaattaaatcctatttataaattttgattaaaatttacAACTTATTACAAGTAtgcaacaaaatatatatttatgtttGCTGGAAAATCAAGTAGCGGGTATATTGTTGTAGGATTTGGCAGTTAATAATGCAAAATAAATGTGATGGACTAAAGATAAGATTAGGTGAATAATATGTTCATTAAGTAGTGATAAGTACTTTCTTTGTGATGAATAAGAAGAGGCTATTAAATGATCATGAAAGACAATAAAATATAAGTATTGAAcaagaaaaaaggagaaaaaacctGAACACGGAGAAAGAGACATCTTAAAATATGTTGAAACTATCTCCTTGGATCATATCAAGGGGGACTTTTCATGTTAATGTTGTTTTGCTTTGTTCATGAGCCTTTATTCCTCCTAGATGTCTACCACCCTACATAGCAACAGCTTACTTTACTACCATCAGATTTTACTATTTTactgtttttgttttttgttattatttttataagggAACATTAGATTTTAGTCTGAAATCACTTCAACATTCCAATTCTTGTTTTCCGCCCGAAAATCATGTTGGCTATCTAATTGATATGCATTTTCGGATGTTCAAATAACTCGGTCTTATTATGTATCTCTACAGAGACAGGGTGAAACTCTATTGAAAAGAAAGGTTCAACTGTTCAAGCCTAGAGGTCATTATGCTCCCTAGAATTCAAAAACAAAGTGATATAATCTAAACCTATAATTTGACTTGGCTTGCTGCAGAATTTGAATGACAGAACAAACTGCTTGAATTGCCGAGATAATTAGGAGAATAATTCCAACAATGGATGCAAACATTTCAAACTGTTGTAATAGTTATGCCGAAAAGCAGTCCAAAAAATatctgtaaaaaaaaataaataaaaatcaaccaAGTCTCTGCAAAGATGGTAGTAATGGTCAGTAGTAGCATTCACATGGGCAATATTCTTCTAAACACCATTCAAGAGCTTTGCAACAGAATCATCATCCCTCGGAAGGTTCACAGCGCTTATAAGGAATCCCAGTTCAGCAACATATCCAGTGAAACTAGGACTCGTTCGGGTAAtgtcactgctccaacagcatcAAGTTGCAAAACAATAACTCAGTCCCATCTTCTGCTACAATCTGCAGGATCCCGAGAATCTTGCTGGAAGATGTCAAGTCCATTAAGCATTACCACATTTCCTCCATGATTGCTCCAATAGGTTTCAACCAAAAAGCTCTAAGCAGATCAGTGAAGTAGTTTACTTTTATGATGATATCATTGTCACCATTATAGGGAAAACCAAAACTATTGAAACACTTAAAATAGCAACAAGAAAGTGGAAAATCACACCTTAAATAGTCTGTTGTTAAAAAGAAAGAGCGACTTTCTTTAAATATAACATCAAGCATCCCATACTACCCGATGTGAGACTTTGGACACCCCATAATACCCAACTCCCTAACATAATGGTGCCTCCAAAAGAGCTCAACAATGAAACCAGAATAAACTAGAATCACCTTGACAAGCTCCTCCTGGGTGAGGTCAAGTGTGTTGAAGTAACAACATCGAACATGGGGTTTGACCTATTCTATGTGGTGAACCAATGTCTAACCTGAAGTTGTCTCAGCTCAATTCAAGAATTAGTCGCAGTCGCTTCTGATGCATGTTTTGGATCCTGGGGTTGCAGTGGTGGAAGGAACCAAAACAATTTCCTCGGGGGGTTGAAGCATCTCTGTTCAGCCTATGGGTAATCGGGTATCAAAGGAAACCTAACATATGCAAGCATTCACGATGGCTGGATCTTCCCTTTCTTTCATCTCCTTAATGTCATGATAAGTTATAATATGTTGTGGTCATGCTTCTCCTCTAAATAATGATCAATGTAGCACTGTAACCACTGATACAGGTCACAGATTAAATTAGGAGAAATATTTATATGCTCCTCGAGCACATTTTCCTCGTTAGATATTACCATATTACACCATCTTTCTCTTTACTACATTAATTTCTAATGCATCTAATTGTCCACTGCAATAGACTAGTTTATTACAAAAATCAGTTCATTGGTATTTAGTCCAAAATAAGTAACTGAAATCAGCAGAATAATAGCTTTTTATCAGTTACTTGACATCTCCCAAAAAATAATTTGCTAAACAATCTATTTTACACATCCAAGATAACAACAAATCCAAGTACAAGAATTAAGGAAAACTAAAACAGCAatcattcttgaaaaaaaaaaaactgaactaTATGTTCCAAAATTAGTTTGTGAGAAATGCGTACAATTTGGACTTGTCAACATGAGCATGCTTATTTCAGCTTAGATTTAGATGAACTAGAAAGTGGTCTAGCTGTTGACTGGGCACGTGCTGATAATCTATTAGCCTTCTTCAAATCATACTTTACAGATGCGAAAGCACAGATCAAGGCAAGAATCATTGTTGGATAGACATAGGCAGCTTTTGAAGGATCAGTACTTACTGGTTTCCCCAAAACTCCTTCCTTGACCAGTCCCCAAACTATAAGAAGTGTCCCGAACATGCTCATTTTTCCGGGTTTTAGGATACCCACAAGTGATCCTGCCACTGAGAAGTAGCTTCCAGCAAGAACCTGGTAAATAATTGATGCATATTAAGAATAAAGAGCACGAATAGAAGAAGCTTAGCAGCGGAAACCTAATCAAGAATGGGAACGATATACTACAACTAAGTTAATTGGAACATCAAGTTCGTATTTAATTAAATCATCACCGGACACCCTGAGAAATTAAATTCCCAACATGATCCCCTTTTCCAGGACTAATTTTTCCAACTAACTTGAATGAGATTCAAAATTTCAGAACTGATTCATCCAATGAcattcatatcatatcatatcatatggtTATGGACTTGctaaaggcaagaaaaaaaggaaTAGCAAAATGCAAAAAGCCAAGAAGGGGGTTAAAATGGACATGAGGCCATAATTAtacaaaggaaaaatattatttggTATGGAATCACATTCACACATCTGCACAAGAATTTAATAATAACTTTACTGGAAACAAATTGATGTAGACATGCAATCATTATTGTTATAAAGGTAAGAATCTTTGATTCAATCATCTACTTTGCTAGTTGAGGTTTTGACGTTGAAAAGGGAATGGTTCAACAAAGATTTGATCCCCTCATGCtcaaaatgaaaatgacattaataattattttagacATGAGACGATCTAGATCAAGTTTGACTACTAACTATGAATTCATCACCTCAAAAATACACCCTAACGAGTCTAATCTTACAAACAAGAGTAAGATTAGATGCTGATGTCTTTACACAAACAATGTTATAAATGGCTAGTAATTTTTCTCAAATATCCACCTAAGATTTGATTGGCCTTTACATTCAATTTTGTTTCGTTTTCATGGCAATAACATTCCTCCTAACCACTGAGTAGCACAGCGATAGCATTACTATTATcacccaaaaaagaaaaaaaaaacatacgaAATGATGAATTGAAACGGCATAATGATTAACTAACCTCCAAGCGTTGAAGATCATTAACAGCAGAAGCTTCCTTAACATTGGTCAAGTTATACAATTCCAACAAATCACCCCATTTTGGAACAGTCATGTTATGGATGAGTCCATTCACAGCAGCACCAGGGAACAGAAGAGCCTTCACAACAGGAACAGGGAATATCTCACTCGAAATCAACTGCGACGACGTCACGTGCAATGGCGTCGTGCACGTGCCAGATCTGCAAGTCACCCTGCACCACAACCAAAATAGAGAATTGAGAATCTCAAACATGCTCAACAACACTGTTAACTGATGTCATCAAAATTGGTGCCGCAATTTCAATTCAACGAGGTAGAATTTTAGGTTTTTTATGTTATGGTACCTGAAAAGAGGGATCTGAAAGATGATGAGGACGAAGAAGATGCGTGCTGCTACGGAGGATATGTTATTTGTCCATGATTTCGATGATGATGATcgtggcggtggtggtggtgatggtgatgtTGATGACGATGATTTGGATATGACCTTGGAAGGGGGCATGGTGATGGCGGCTGTGGAAGAAGATGGAACGCAATGTTATGCTGTGGCGGTTACTTTCCGTTCACAGTAACCAGCCCGATGTATAATAAACTATGTCGCCGGCGGtgtattttgtatatatttttttttaatcgaTGGATAACATTTCTTAATTAATTTTGTGTATGAGACTGAGTTGGAATGGACAATTATTGCATCACGTGTTCTAAACTTCTAATGAGTTGTTTAATGagtcgtttcttttttttttttttaatcaaatttttttaagaaaatttgaatgggtattttttgggttttttaagaGATAATTATTAAATTGATATTCGAAAGAttcatacaatttttttttcaaagatagtaggttatattttattaattattaaaaaataaaatacaaagatgtccaaaaCAGGACAGCATAATGAAAGGTGGGGATTTCCCAAAAACACTACACTAAAAGTATTCATCTAACGGTGCGTGgtcgaaaaacgaagaaaaatcttaaagaagaaagaatgataaatcaaattgaatgcaactaagagcTTGTCTCATGGAGATGACGGCCTAAACTGTGTGTTCTTTGAATTTTACGGAGCAACTTaacagagcttgctagaatggcatacggcattgaagtagaaccttcaaaaatcaactagttgcgagctttccagccgttccagcaaatgatggcaagcaattgaggattacggtcagcatTTTTCAACGGGTTAAGCATTTCTGTTGATGCAATCtaccatgtccaaaagtcgttaggactttgagggggaagacagtcacgaagataactctgagaccatacatctttaattctagagcaatcgatcaaacaatgagtgactgtttcggttgcttcatgacagcaggggcatattggtgatatagatg contains:
- the LOC112772599 gene encoding UPF0481 protein At3g47200 is translated as MDHNHVMNDIRRMLQGAEPPLTTECCIYKVPFDIRRLNHDAYTPKVVSIGPFHHGSTRLQNMERHKLIYCNEFLQRAGGTTLDLDSFVSRIEQAEPDIRRCYSDIIPLSPEKLVKVVLVDCTFIFELFWRHFYGDWSKDDTLLWKPWLTTNIRLDLLLLENQIPFSILEDLFNHSGVGKVHSFLDLTFDYFGYYNSSNLTPPNVKIEHFTDLLRVFYLKPLESLPFTKGRTNESMIQLKSATELVDAGVKFDVNTKSNCAMDLRFSGKKVLEIPMLRVEDWTETLFRNMMALEQCHYPDEAYFTDYIAVLDFLINTSRDVDVLVKKGILVNWLGDADSVASLFNGLWKNITHVNFSEHYYTLCRDLDLFCIDPLHKLKATLWRDYGRTPWQAAASIAGFLLLILSLIQTVCSILQVVPK
- the LOC112771850 gene encoding uncharacterized protein; protein product: MPPSKVISKSSSSTSPSPPPPPRSSSSKSWTNNISSVAARIFFVLIIFQIPLFRVTCRSGTCTTPLHVTSSQLISSEIFPVPVVKALLFPGAAVNGLIHNMTVPKWGDLLELYNLTNVKEASAVNDLQRLEVLAGSYFSVAGSLVGILKPGKMSMFGTLLIVWGLVKEGVLGKPVSTDPSKAAYVYPTMILALICAFASVKYDLKKANRLSARAQSTARPLSSSSKSKLK